Sequence from the Nocardiopsis sp. YSL2 genome:
GGGTGGAGGGCGCGGAGGTGTTCCGTGCCACGTCGGTGTTCAAGGACGCCCACAGCAGTGTGCGGGAACTGCGCGACATCGAGTTGGACGCGCTGGACTGGCGGCTGGTTCGCCGACTGCTCAAGGACGGCCGGTCCTCGTACGCGGACCTGGCGCGCCAGGTGGGCCTGTCGCAGGCCGCGGCGCGCTCGCGCGTGGTGCGCCTGCTGAACGCCGGCGTCGTGCACGTGACGGCTCTGGTGGAGCCCTCGGCGGTGGGCGCCAACGAGCAGTTGGGGTTCGGCCTGCGGTGCCGGGGGGACGCCGGGACACTCGGCGCGGCGCTGGCGAACCTGACCAGGATCTCCTTCCTGGCCAGCGGATTCGGGCGCTACGACGTCATCGGAACGCTGACCGCGCCGGATCGCCACCGCTTGGTGGAGGCCCTGGAATCGGTCCGCGCGACGCCCGGGGTGTCGTACGTGGAGACCTGGGACCACCTGTCGGTGCGCAAGGAGCGCCGGGGCGGCGAGCGGCCGATGGGGTGGCCGCCGGGGTGACGGGCGCACGACTCCTCGTGCGTGCCCGGTGGCGCCCGGTGAACGAACTCGGGCGTCCCGGCCCTATCTGTAACCATCGGTAG
This genomic interval carries:
- a CDS encoding Lrp/AsnC family transcriptional regulator, with the protein product MLDAVDAALMRALQGDGRATFQALADGVGLSRTAVRARVRQLVQSGAIRIVGVLHAGVVGMEVLGHVSFRVDGPVGPLMEELGEREAVTFAAQAAGRFPAVAQVRVADDAALTKELADLRSLPGVEGAEVFRATSVFKDAHSSVRELRDIELDALDWRLVRRLLKDGRSSYADLARQVGLSQAAARSRVVRLLNAGVVHVTALVEPSAVGANEQLGFGLRCRGDAGTLGAALANLTRISFLASGFGRYDVIGTLTAPDRHRLVEALESVRATPGVSYVETWDHLSVRKERRGGERPMGWPPG